The sequence CCCCTCGAAGAAGCCGGGCGTCGTCATGATCATGTCGTTGCCGGCGCGGACCGCGGCCGCGGCGGCATGCGCGTAGTCCGGCTGCACGCGCTGCTCCCACACCATGCGCCCGACGTTGTCCCAGTCGGTGATGAGCGTGCCGGAGTACCCCCATTCCCCCCGCAGCACGTCGTTCAGCAGCCAGTCGTTGACCGTGATCGGCACGCCGTCGGTCGACTGATAGCCGAGCATGAAGGTGCGGCATCCTTCCTTCGCCACTCGCTCGAAAGGCGGAAGGAACCATGAGCGGAGCTTGCGCTGCGAGATGTCGGCCTCGCTCGCATCGCGCCCGCCCTGGGTCTCGGAGTACCCGGCGAAGTGCTTCGCCGTCGCGAGGATCGCCGTCGGGTCACCGGGTCCGTCGCCCTGGTATCCGCGCACCATCGCCGAGGCGAGCTCGCCGATGAGGAACGGGTCCTCGCCGAACGTCTCGTTCACCCGGCCCCAGCGCAGATCGCGCGCGATGCACAGCACCGGCGAGAACGTCCAGTGGATGCCGGTGGCCGACACTTCGATCGCGGTCACCCGCGCGACGCGCTCGACGAGATCGGCATCCCACGACGCCGCCATCCCGAGCTGCGTGGGAAAGACCGTGGCACCCTCCCAGAACGAGTGACCGTGGATGCAGTCCTCGGCGACGAGCAGCGGGATGCCGAGCCGCGTCTGTCGCGTGAGCTCGCGGGCTCGCAGCACGCGCTCGGGAGAGGCGTGCAGGATCGAGCCGGCGTGCATGCGCAGCACCTGGTCCTCGAGGTCGTCCCGCGCGTCCAGCTGCAGCATCTGGCCGATCTTCTCCTCGAGCGTCATGCGGCCGAGGAGGTCGGCGATCCGGTCGGCGACAGGCAGCGAGGCGTCCAGATAGGCAGGGCCGTCGTGGCCCTGCTTCTCGAGGGGGCGCTGGATATCGGTCACTGGTTCTCCTGTCGGGATGTCGCGGGCGCGGTGCGGACGGCCGTGACGGTGTCGTTGACGTTCATGCCCTTTTTCTTGAGGGCGCGGGCGCGCTCGCCCGCCGATCGCAGGCGGGGGTTCACGTACTCGTCGATGCCGAAGTTGATCAGCGAGAGCGCGACGCCGATCGCGGCGATGCACAGGCCGGGAGGCATGAACCACCACCACTGGCCCTGGCGGAACGCCCCCTGCGCGCTCGCCCAGTTGAGGATCGTGCCCCAGTTGTACGTGGTCACCGGGATGATCCCGATGTACGAGAGGGTCGTGAGGCCGATGATCGCGGCCGTCACCGTGCCCACGAAGCTCGCGGCGATGAGGGCCATGAGGTTCGGGAGCATCTCGACCGTGATGATGCGGCGCAGCGGCTCGCCGTTGGCGCGGGCGGCCTGCACGAAGTCGCGGCTGCGCAGCGACATCGTCTGCGCACGGAGCACGCGCGCGCCCCAGGCCCAGCCGATGAGGCCGAGCACTCCCGCGATGAGGATGAGCGGCGGATCATCGAACATCGAGGCCACGATGATGATCAGCGGGATGCCGGGGATCACGAGGAACACGTTCGTGAGCGCCGAGAGCCCCTCGCTGCGCCAGCCGCGCAGGTAGCCCGACATCACGCCGACCACGATCGCGATGACGGTGGCGATGATCGCGGCGAGGAAGCCCACGACGATGACGCCGCGCGTGCCGTGGATGACCTGGCTCAGCACGTCCTCGCCGATGTGGGTCGTGCCCAGCCAGTGCGCCGCGGACGGAGGCTGGAAGCGCGCCGTGTTGTCGACCTTCGTCGGCGAGTACGGCGCGAGCACGTCGGCGAAGATCGCGACGAGCACGAAGAATCCGAGGATCGACAGACCGGCGATCGACTTCCGGTTGCGGAACATCGCGAAGGCCGAGCCCAGCTTGGACCAGAACGTCGGCCGTCGGGGCGCTCCCGCCTTTCCGGCGGGGACGGCGTTGCGGACGGTGGCGGTCGCGGGCGTGTGAGCCGGGCGCTGGGCCGTGGTGTCGTTGACGATGGTGTCCATGCTCAGGCCTCCGTCTGGCGCGTGCGCGGGTCGAGGAATCCGTAGGCGATGTCGGCCAGCAGGTTCGCCAGCAGCACCGAGATCGTGAGCACGAGGAAGACCCCCTGCATCAGGGCGTAGTCCTTCGCGTTCGTGGCGTCGAGCAGCAGCTTGCCGACGCCGGGATAGCTGAACACCACTTCCATGACGATCGTGCCGCCGACGATGAATCCGAGCGCCAGCGCGAAGCTCTGGATCTGGGGCAGGACGGCGTTGCGCGCCGCGTAGCGCCAGAGCACCCTGCTGTTCGGCATGCCCTTGGCCTGCGCGACCGTGACGTAGTCCTCGTCGAGCACCGTGAGCATCATGTTGCGCATGCCGAGCATCCAGCCGCCGAGCGAGGCGATGATGATCGTCGCCGCGGGGAGGAAGCCGTGGTGGACCACCTCTCCGATGAACTCCCACGACCACTCCGGTGCGACTCCGACGCCGTACGCCTTGCCGATCGGGAACCAGCCCAGCGTCACCGAGAACACCGAGATCGCCAGCAGGCCGAGCCAGAAGTACGGGATGGTGCTGAGGAAGGTCGTGATCGGGATGAGCGCGTCGAGCCGGCTGCCGCGGCGCCAGCCGACGATCGCGCCGCCGATCGTGCCGATCGCGAACGCGATGAGAGTCGCGAAGCCGACCAGACCCACGGTCCAGATCAGCGACTGGCCGACCACCTCGGTGACCGGGCGCATGCCGTGCAGCAGCGAGATCCCGAGGTCGCC comes from Microbacterium cremeum and encodes:
- a CDS encoding ABC transporter permease, coding for MDTIVNDTTAQRPAHTPATATVRNAVPAGKAGAPRRPTFWSKLGSAFAMFRNRKSIAGLSILGFFVLVAIFADVLAPYSPTKVDNTARFQPPSAAHWLGTTHIGEDVLSQVIHGTRGVIVVGFLAAIIATVIAIVVGVMSGYLRGWRSEGLSALTNVFLVIPGIPLIIIVASMFDDPPLILIAGVLGLIGWAWGARVLRAQTMSLRSRDFVQAARANGEPLRRIITVEMLPNLMALIAASFVGTVTAAIIGLTTLSYIGIIPVTTYNWGTILNWASAQGAFRQGQWWWFMPPGLCIAAIGVALSLINFGIDEYVNPRLRSAGERARALKKKGMNVNDTVTAVRTAPATSRQENQ
- a CDS encoding ABC transporter permease; this encodes MSAVAPQLPAPDFDAVETGTTAAGAVKGRVRIPWRFLGNRALFYLFTLWAAITINFFLPRLMKGDAVTAYLARNRNVTPEAAEALRALLGLDNDTSLWQQYLDYWGLLLRGDLGISLLHGMRPVTEVVGQSLIWTVGLVGFATLIAFAIGTIGGAIVGWRRGSRLDALIPITTFLSTIPYFWLGLLAISVFSVTLGWFPIGKAYGVGVAPEWSWEFIGEVVHHGFLPAATIIIASLGGWMLGMRNMMLTVLDEDYVTVAQAKGMPNSRVLWRYAARNAVLPQIQSFALALGFIVGGTIVMEVVFSYPGVGKLLLDATNAKDYALMQGVFLVLTISVLLANLLADIAYGFLDPRTRQTEA